A window of the Tiliqua scincoides isolate rTilSci1 chromosome 5, rTilSci1.hap2, whole genome shotgun sequence genome harbors these coding sequences:
- the LOC136652939 gene encoding vomeronasal type-2 receptor 26-like, whose product MFTIHEINNNPKLLPNNTLGFHIYDNMFDSAITYETLLNLLFKDQRTTSQDSFLFIPNYKCGRSSDVISVFGGYTSDSAMQMATILSPYRIPQFTHNAHEAMFSDKRTFSSSYIMAPRETLQHVGIVQLLLHFRWTWIGLIVADDDDGESFLRKLTPLLAQNSICTALLIRTQELEVKEDPDAFQTIKLEILSTEANVIVVNGNFQSLYSLMLTLDRLEFLWKIEIGKVWIATSKWDFTLGISYYGFCTKTFNGALSFSVQTNSVPGFQEFLQNVKSDEPLMHFLCVFWRYAFNCIPPSLTYMKQYGKKCTGEEKLENLPIAIFEMNMSEESYSIYNAVYATAHALHLSHLSSERRPGARRNFKHMNIQQWQLNYFLENINFNNGAGHEVFFKNGELQTVYDVINWVTFPNQTLLRIQVGTISPNQELLINEDAIVWHSRFKQVGMNLTACRKQVQSTKVQKEHAVHCMKCPEDQYPNKNQDQCLPKEISFLSYQESLGILLVSLAISLAVLTGLVVQTFLKNWETPIVKANNRNLTCILLTSILLCYFSSLLFIGKPGKVTCLLRQATFGTIFSVAVSCVLAKTILVVLAFMATKPGHRMRKWLGQNLASSIVLCCSLIQVGICTAWLSTSPPFPDADLHSQPGLIILECNEGSATMFYYVLSYMGFLALISFTVAFLARKLPDTFNEAKFITFSMLVFCSVWISFIPGYMSTKGKNIVVVEVFAILASNTGLLACIFLPKCYIMLLRADLNFKKLREQGMNI is encoded by the exons ATGTTtaccattcatgagatcaacaacAATCCCAAGCTCTTGCCAAACAACACCTTGgggttccacatctatgacaacatGTTTGATTCAGCCATCACTTATGAGACCTTGTTGAACCTCTTGTTCAAAGACCAAAGGACCACATCCCAAGACTCCTTCTTGTTTatacccaattacaagtgtggcaGAAGTAGTGATGTGATTTCAGTTTTTGGGGGGTACACCTCAGACAGTGCCATGCAGATGGCCACCATCCTGAGTCCATACAGGATTCCACAG TTCACTCACAATGCCCATGAGGCCATGTTCAGTGATAAAAGAACGTTCTCTTCTTCCTACATCATGGCACCGAGGGAGACCCTTCAGCATGTGGGGATTGTCcagctgctcctgcatttcaggtGGACCTGGATTGGCCTCATCGTTGCAGATGATGATGACGGAGAAAGCTTCCTGAGGAAACTGACTCCTCTGCTTGCCCAGAATAGCATTTGCACTGCTCTCTTGATAAGAACTCAAGAACTGGAAGTCAAGGAGGATCCTGATGCCTTCCAAACTATAAAATTAGAAATTTTATCAACTGAAGCAAATGTGATTGTTGTCAATGGGAATTTTCAGTCGCTTTATTCCCTAATGCTCACCTTAGATCGCCTAGAATTCTTGTGGAAGATTGaaatagggaaggtttggatcgcAACGTCCAAGTGGGATTTCACTCTTGGAATCAGTTATTATGGCTTCTGTACAAAAACGTTCAATGGTGCTTTGTCTTTCTCAGTCCAGACAAACTCAGTTCCAGGATTCCAGGAATTTCTCCAGAATGTGAAGTCTGATGAACCACTGATGCattttctctgtgtgttttgGCGCTACGCATTCAATTGTATACCACCTAGTTTAACGTATATGAAACAGTATGGAAAAAAGTGCACAGGAGAGGAGAAGTTGGAAAACCTGCCTATCGCAATTTTTGAGATGAATATGAGTGAAGAGagttacagtatctacaatgctgtctatgcaaCAGCACATGCTCTACACTTGTCACATTTATCCAGTGAAAGGAGACCAGGGGCTAGAAGAAACTTCAAGCATATGAACATTCAGCAGTGGCAG CTGAATTACTTTCTGGAAAACATcaactttaacaatggtgctggccatgaagtcttcTTTAAGAATGGGGAGTTGCAGACCGTGTATGacgtcatcaactgggtcactttcccgaACCAGACCCTCCTTAGGATTCAGGTTGGAACAATTTCACCAAATCAAGAGTTGCTCATCAATGAAGATGCCATTGTGTGGCACAGCAGATTCAAGCAGGTGGGAATGAACCTCACAGCATGCAGAAAACAAGTACAAAGTACCAAGGTCCAGAAGGAAC ATGCAGTGCACTGTAtgaagtgcccagaagatcaatatccaaacaagaaccaagatcaatgtcTTCCTAAGGAAATCAGCTTCCTCTCCTACCAAGAATCTTTGGGGATCCTTTTGGTTTCCCTGGCTATTTCCTTGGCTGTGCTGACAGGGTTGGTGGTGCAAACTTTCCTGAAGAACTGGGagactcccattgtcaaagccaacaaccggaacctcacctgcatcctcctcacctccatcctgctctgctacttttcctcccttctattcattggcaaaccagggaaagtgacctgccttctccgccaagcAACCTTTGGCACCATTTTCTCTGTAGcggtttcttgtgtgctggcaaaaacAATCCTCGTGGTTCTGGCCTTCATGGCTACAAAACCAGGTCACAGAATGAGAAAATGGCTAGGGCAAAATCTGGCCAGCTCCATTGTTTTGTGCTGCTCTCTCATCCAGGTGGGCATTTGCACTGCATGGCTGTcaacctctcctccatttcctgaTGCTGACCTGCACTCCCAGCCTGGACTCATCAttctggaatgcaatgaaggttctgCCACCATGTTCTATTATGTTCTGAGCTATATGGGCTTTCTGGCCctcatcagcttcactgtcgctttcctagccagaaaattgccagacactttcaatgaggccaagttcatcaccttcagcatgctggtcttctgtagtgtttggatctcctttatTCCGGGATAtatgagcaccaaggggaagaacATAGTTGtggtggaagtgtttgccatcttagcctccaacactggcctcttggcttgcatctttctccccaaatgttatattatGCTTTTAAGAGCTGATCTGAACTTCAAGAAACTCAGAGAACAGGGAATGAATATTTGA
- the LOC136652940 gene encoding uncharacterized protein F54H12.2-like: MESSSLEFFIAGNGEDYLDLNNTLLYLRCKIVKEDGGNIDRQAEVALVNYPIASIFSQLDVTLGDRLISQSNNCYPYRAFIESVLNYGEYALSSQFSAGMFYKDTPGEHDSADLDGQNEEFIKRVGLIAESRKIELLGHLHADLFFQEKLLLNRVDVKIKLTRSKDRFCMMTDDANVHYKLKLLTASLFVKKVRVSPGVRLGHAEALLTATAKYPVDHVSMKVFSLPAGSRVSNQENLFLGQLPKMFVIGLVDNDAFSGTFSKNPFNFKHYDINFFAIYLSGYQIPAKPFQPDFQEGSCVREYMSLVHASGKHMKDKELIVNREDFARGTRSLPSTCPLTRNAASTIP; encoded by the coding sequence ATGGAGTCTTCATCATTGGAGTTTTTCATTGCgggaaatggggaggattatttggatttaaacaacactctacttTACCTGAGATGtaaaattgtaaaagaagatgggGGTAACATTGATCGACAGGCAGAAGTGGCGTTGGTGAACTACCCTATCGCTTCCATTTTTAGTCAGCTGGACGTGACCCTGGGAGACAGACTCATCAGCCAGAGCAACAACTGCTATCCCTATAGGGCTTTCATCGAGTCTGTGCTAAACTACGGCGAATACGCACTTTCCAGTCAGTTCTCTGCAGgaatgttttacaaagacacaccTGGTGAACATGACTCAGCGGACCTGGATGGGCAAAACGAAGAGTTTATTAAAAGAGTGGGACTgattgctgaaagcagaaaaatagaactcctGGGTCATCTCCACGCGGACCTCTTTTTTCAGGAAAAACTGTTGTTAAACAGGGTGGACGTGAAAATTAAACTCACCCGGAGCAAAGACAGATTCTGCATGATGACTGATGACGCAAACGTCCATTACAAGTTGAAGCTTTTGACAGCGTCGCTGTTTGTAAAGAAGGTGAGAGTCTCCCCGGGGGTACGGCTGGGGCATGCTGAAGCTTTGCTTACAGCCACCGCCAAGTATCCCGTGGACCATgtcagtatgaaagtgtttagtctCCCGGCGGGGAGTCGCGTTAGtaaccaggagaacctgtttctggGACAATTGCCGAAGATGTTCGTGATCGGCCTGGTGGACAACGACGCTTTCAGCGGAACCTTCAGCAAAAACCCgtttaactttaagcattatgacatcaatttttttgctatttacctgtcggggtacCAAATCCCAGCAAAGCCGTTTCAACCAGACTTTCAGgaaggaagctgtgtgagggagtacatgagcctggtgcacgcctctggtaagcacatgaaagacaaggagctgatagtcaacagagaagactttgcGAGGGGTACACGCTCTTTGCCTTCGACCTGTCCCCTGACCAGGAATGCGGCGAGCACTATTCCTTGA